One Natrinema longum genomic window, ACGTCCGCCAGTTCCTGTACCGTCTGTGGGTGGCAGCCAGCGCCGTAACCCTCCAGTAGCGACGAGCGACAGCGGTCGCTTCGTAATCCATCCCGTATTTTTATCACTGATAATTCGACAGGATTATAACGTGTTGTCGATCACTTCGCAGTGGGAATAACAATGCCGGAATGCCAGAACTGCGGCGCGTTCGTCACCGAGACGTACGCCCGCGTCTTCACCCCCCGCGGTGTCGACGACCCCCGCGTGTGTCCGGACTGTCAGGACAAGATCCGCGACGGTGCCGACGTCCGAGAGGCCCGCTCTCCCCGCGATCCCTGAGCGTCAGTTCCTGTCGAAGAAAACCCACGTCACTTATAGGTATCGCGCTCCTGTACAGCTACAATGACTACGACGGACACGACGGTCACCCGCCTGTTCGGTGGTCCGGGAAGCGGCAAGACGACT contains:
- a CDS encoding DUF7563 family protein — translated: MPECQNCGAFVTETYARVFTPRGVDDPRVCPDCQDKIRDGADVREARSPRDP